The genomic interval catctccctttcccttccctgaagCCACCATGTGAATGCTCCCTGCCTTGGGAGATGCACGGGAGAGCTTCAGACCCAGCCCTGACGCAGGTCTGGGGATCACAGCAGCCCTGTGCTCCCCTCACACCCTGAcccagggctctgccctgcccgcTCTGACTAACAGGAGACGCTGGTCTCAGGGCTTGCTGCCTGCACCGTGCTCCAGCATGAGTGAGGAGCACGGCCTGGGGACGGCTGTGTcctggccaccagcctgggacatcctccagcagctgcaaggAGCCTGGCATGGGTGCTCACTGCCTGCCCCAGGATGGCACACTCCCTCTCCATCCTGTGGTGTCCTGCACTCCCACCTGCCCCACTGACCTGGCctcttcctgctcttcccagccccTCCATGTCCCCTGGAATGGGAGCATCTCCCTTTCCTTGGCAGGTTTCCTTGTGGAACGGGAGTTCCCACCTCCCGCGCACCTGGAactggcagcagagcacagaggcACTCGTGACACAAGCTGAACCTGTTTCATCTGTACCAGGCACTGAGCAGGGAGACACAGTTCCATCCAGGGGCTCGTGCCTGTTTCTGTGCAATTTTGCGGCCAGGGGCTGTTGCTCCTGGTGGCTCTGGAGCTGAGGTCCTCCCATCATCTCCCTCTTGCCCCAAGAACCACACTGAGAGGCTTAATGCTCCTGAAAATGTCCTACCTTATTGAGGCCGTGGCTAGTAGCCATCCACCCCATCTGTTAGGGGCAAGAGGACAAAGGCAagagagcagggaggagaaggagagatcgAGAAGAGATGGATCATGCTAATCATTGCAGCTGAGACCCTTATTAACCTCTTCACACCTCTTCCTCGCAGCTGGGGAGCACCTGTGGCCAACAGAACAAGGATGTCTGAGACCTCATCCAGCAAGGAGGCTCCCCTGGCTGAGTGCCCTGTGTGCTACGAGAAGTTTCACCCACTGGAGGCCACGCACCGCAAGCTCAGCTGCGGGCACACCTTCTGCCATGACTGCCTAGTGAAGTGCCTGCTCTCCGCCAAGCTTGATGGCCAGGTCCAGAGCAGCATCATCTGCCCCATCTGCCGCTATGTGACTTTCCTCAGCAAGAAGAAGGCTCTATGGCCACCCAAGGCAAGCACCAACCCCCGGACACTGGAGATGCCTCTGTCACCTTCCTCCTTGTCCCATCTGACCAAAATGGAGGCCAGCAACACCTTGGTGGTGCCCAGCCATTTTGTGATGCCGGTGCAGAACTTTGACCAGTGCTGCAGAGTGGGGAACAGCGCCATGGACTCacagggggtcccgggggagCTGGCACGGGAAGCCCACATCTTTGTCATCAGCGACCACGGGATGCCACTGGTAGATGCAgactgcagctccctggggaggagaagcagagcagaaacGCGGAGCTCGGTGTCATCTAGCTCGGCCCTGGGGGTGAAATGCTGCCAGTCACCCATTGCCCTCGCTGTCCTCCTCATCTTGACTGTGGCCATGCTGGCGGCTGTGCTCccttggctgctgctggtgaAGCGGGACTCATAGCAGCGGTGGGATCAACTTGTATGCTGGAGAGGTGTCACTGATGCTGGgacagagctggagctgggacCTCTCTCAAAAGATCCCTGGAAAAAGCCCAGAAGCAGCTTCAGGTGAAGCGCTCTCATCTGACCAGAGACTGAATGGACTTTCAGCCCTTTCTGCAGATCTCTGGGTGCTCACAGTGTCactgctggtgttttctgcctcttttaGTTAAAATATGGCAGGTCAAACCCTGCTACTGAATTCCTCTGCCAGCTTAGTGAAAAAGGTGGTCACTCCTCCCGCACCTTGTGGCAGCATGTGCAGGGGGTGAGGGGGTCGTTCTGGTCCGTCCCCTCCATCGCAGCTCCTGGGGGGCTGTGACAGTGGCACCTAGGTATCCAGAGCCTGGGCATAGCCAAGGGCTCTGTGCATTGGAGAGTCATGATGCAAGGCTGTGGAGCTTTAGGAGGTCCCcaggctcctgcctggctgTCGGGGTCATCAGTGCAGCCACCATGGAGCAGAAACTCATGGCTTTCCATCCCAAAGATGTGAGCCTCTAGCTACCAGGAAactaaagcagcaaaaccagaggaTGGAGAGAGCAATACTGCCCTCCACAAGCTCGccttcccctctgccagccagtgctcccctccctgcagagccatgaggtgggaagggatgcCAGCTCATCCCCCAGGCAGTCCCAGCTTTGCCCTCCCTCACCTCTCTCTCTGAGCTCCCCAGGTCGTGGCCACCTTCCCGGTGTCACAGGCATCCCTCCCGCCCTGGGGAtccagggacaggcagcagggtgtggggcagggagctAAACCAAAGGTCTGGACTGTGCAAGGGGACAGATTTGGGATCCTACCCTGCTCTCCTTGCTAGAGCCCTGTGCCTTAGCAGAGTGATGTTTTCTCATCCCTATATCCAGCTCCTGAGGGTTAGTTAACACCCATTTTCACCCGTGACAAACAGGTTAAGCACCACTCAGCCCCAAATGCCTCCTGGCTTTGCTCTCTTTGGGGCCAGTCCCACCCAGGGGAGTCTCAGCCCCTCATCCCAGGGGTCCTGGTTTGGGAGGGAGTGGACATCTCAGAGGCACAGTAGAGATTTAGGACCCCCCATGCCTGCTGTCAGGGGAGGTGGGAGTGGGGGCTGCTGGTCACCCCCATGCCAGAGCTGCCCGCTGGTGCTGGGGCCCCTCATCACgtttttccccagctgtgcaCCCCAAGGCAGCACCTGTACCCTCGCTGCCACCCTCGCCACTCCCTGGCCCCATGGGTGCTGCTCTTGGCCCTGTCATTCGGGAATGTGTGCTGAGGGCCACGGCACTTTCACGGACACCCCAACACGTCTGGGAGCAGGACGTCCCTCGCCAGCGCCCGCGGGAGGTGACAGCGGGGTGGAGGGCTGGGCCACCCTTCCTATGCCCCTGAAGCGAGGTTCTTGCTGCATGGCTGAGCACCAGTTAAGACAAACACGGCCAGCAGTGCCACCGAGGCAGCTTTGGGATCACCCAGAACATTTCAGGGGAACATATAAGAAGCACTTGGGGCTGGAAAGGGATGAGCTGTCTAGGGCAGAGGAGCTGATGGCATCCCACCCCGTCCTCTGGGGTTACAACCAGGGCATGGTGCCCTGGCTGGGCTGCCGACTGCTTGGCTTCTCCTTGTGACGCTGTTGCTGCACTCCCCCaccctgtgcctcagtttccccacccgCGCCCAGGGTGCAACGACACTGACCCCTGCATGAAGCACTGGGACATCGCCTGGAGAAAAGCGCTTGAGACACCGCACTGGAATGGAAATCCTATTTCATAAGAAATTATTACTGGATAATGATGCATCCATGCCTCATTAGTTAATAATAAACCTTATTATTAATCTGTCTGGGGAATTAATGCAGGGTTCCAGGGAACCAGCCCCTTGGCAGAGGGCTGCCGGGAGGCAGGAGTACCCCCCCCATCTGAATCAGTGGGGCCCCCCCTCATCTGCACCTCGGGGGTAGGGCTGGAGGAACCCACTTTCggctgctgttgctggagcCCTGGAGGTATTTGGGCAAGGCAACGGGGACAGGAAAGATCCTCGGAGGCAGCACTGGGATGAGATGGGATGTCTTGTGCTGTGTTGGGGTCATGGGCTCCAGCAGAGAGGGGACCAAGGTTGGGGACAGCCAGTGCCATGGGTCTGGAGGTCCAGGGGCATCGCCCCCTTCGGAGGTGAGCGGGGCGTTTGCCACAGGGTGGCACTGCTTGGCCAGGGATGGCTGTCAGGGCTGGCACAGTGGCAGGACAGGCGTGGGGAATGGCACGCTGGGCCCCCAGCTCCTGTCTGCGGTGGGCGAAGGCCAGGCAGCAAGAGGTTGGAGATTCCCTGGGAAATCCTGCCTGAGCATCCACTGCACTGCTGGGGGTGGCACGCTCCTGTGCCTGCCGGTACAATCCAGGACCCATTTGCACCAGCACCCACTGCATCAACCCACAGTCACCTCTGCTGTTTAGGGCCAGCTGATTGCCCACCATCCCCATGTCCTCACCAGAGCCACTTCATCTCCAGGCAGGGGGGCCCATGTTTGGTGCGCTTGGACGCATGGGTGTCTGTTGGTTTAGGTCAGGGTCTGCCTGCATTTGGGAGAGATGTTCCCAGCCCCTTCCTGTGCAGCTGGAAAAGCTACCATCATCCTATTTCCTTGTTATTAAAGCTGATGGCCGGAGCCAGACCTTCCCAAGCCATCTCCTGCTTATAGTCCCTGGGGAGCAGTTTTGGATCTCCAGCAAACCAGAGCCCCCAGATGCTGTACAGCTTGTCCTCCCACCAGGCATGTGTCTATTAGAGGATATTGGGGCTGTTTCCAGCTCAATCCTGAGTAACTCAGTCCTTTGGTTTATCATGGTGACCTAATGTCCCAAGGATAACTCgtgcctgcagctctgggacACGTATCGGATGGTCGTGTTCTCTGCATGGCGGGGACACTTGCATAGTCTTGCTTTGACCCTGCCATGTCCATCAGCAGAGATGTCAgcatggggctgtgggcagccgGTTGCTCACTCATGGCCAAATTTGCTGGTGAACAGCCCCATGCAGCACCTTGCACACTTACCCTTAGCTGTAAGCTCTTGGCACATGGCTAGTGCTCGTGATTtgagctgggagctgccagcAGTTGCTGGAGATGCCCTGAGTGCCCTGGCTCCATCACACCTGTATGTCACTGGTATCACATCCCAGATGCCCCTCCTTACACATCCCCCCCACCAGCCACCCTATGGCTCACATCAGCATCCCCTCCACGCTACTGGCCTGGCCCATCCCCGCTCTCCCTTTGCCCTTTCCATCACTGGAGAGGGCTGGGGTCTCCTGTCCTGTCCCACAGAAGGCTCCAGTGATGCTGGAGCCATGTCCCTCTGCCTCCAGGTACAAGCCCAGTGGCCAGGCTCTGTTCATGAgccacccaaggcagtagcCAGCGGAGTGCACGGGCCAGGCGGCCGGTAGAGCCCATTAGGGTGATTATTTCTTAATGTGTATGTGGGTAGGAAGGTAATGGCTCTCTCCTGCGGATAAAGCAAGCCagcatgcatgcacacaaaaTTTAGGGTCAGCTAATGGCATCGGCATAGCTAAAGGGCCAGAGACATATCCTCTTGGCAGCTCTGGAGGAGGGGGCATGTCCCTGGTGGACAGGGACTTTGTAGGACGCAGCGATGAGGACAAAGGGCTCTCAGCAATGGGGCAAGACGCCGGGAGCCCCAGTACTGGTTTGGCACTGCTCTGCATGCCCATGGCAAGAAATAAagcccagcctgggctggggaTGGGTGGTTGTGTGTGGGGGTAGAG from Grus americana isolate bGruAme1 chromosome 18, bGruAme1.mat, whole genome shotgun sequence carries:
- the RNF222 gene encoding RING finger protein 222, giving the protein MSETSSSKEAPLAECPVCYEKFHPLEATHRKLSCGHTFCHDCLVKCLLSAKLDGQVQSSIICPICRYVTFLSKKKALWPPKASTNPRTLEMPLSPSSLSHLTKMEASNTLVVPSHFVMPVQNFDQCCRVGNSAMDSQGVPGELAREAHIFVISDHGMPLVDADCSSLGRRSRAETRSSVSSSSALGVKCCQSPIALAVLLILTVAMLAAVLPWLLLVKRDS